The Musa acuminata AAA Group cultivar baxijiao chromosome BXJ1-3, Cavendish_Baxijiao_AAA, whole genome shotgun sequence genome window below encodes:
- the LOC135586492 gene encoding transcription factor-like protein DPB isoform X1 translates to MSWQMHANHSTNIPSGATDRTMIPKCEYVPNLINSSMQEDEIYEDPDSPAGKKKKAPRIKGWGLRRFSTIVCDKVKEKGRTTYNEVADEIIYELSSLEKKDLQFVFDEKNIRRRVYDAFNVLMAINVIAKDKKEIKWVGFPSTETEELAQIKEEKMKLLSKIEQKVNYLKELEEKFGDLHNLICRNRVAHKSASVSPEGIALPFLLVQTTPKATVEIEISEDMRSVNFEFNGTPFTLHDADSILRGMRRPTSVERGHDNNNSTESPELVADQNCQKLHPASSS, encoded by the exons ATG TCGTGGCAAATGCATGCCAACCATAGCACCAATATTCCTTCAGGAGCTACTGATCGAACGATGATACCAAAATGTGAGTATGTTCCAAATTTGATCAACTCAAGCATGCAAGAAGATGAGATATATGAAGATCCCGATAG TCCtgctggaaaaaagaaaaaagcaccACGAATCAAGGGTTGGGGCCTGCGCAGGTTCAGTACAATAG TGTGTGATAAGgtcaaggaaaagggaagaactaCTTATAATGAG GTTGCAGATGAAATTATATATGAGTTATCATCCCTGGAGAAAAAAGATCTGCAGTTTGTG TTTGATGAGAAAAATATTCGGCGGAGAGTTTATGATGCATTTAATGTTCTAATGGCAATTAACGTTATTGCCAAGGACAAAAAGGAGATCAAGTGGGTGGGTTTTCCTTCTACGGAAACTGAAGAGTTGGCACAAATAAAG GAAGAGAAAATGAAACTGCTAAGTAAGATCGAACAAAAAGTAAATTATCTAAAAGAACTGGAGGAGAAG TTTGGAGATCTCCATAATCTTATTTGCCGGAACCGAGTAGCACATAAGTCGGCAAGTGTTTCACCGGAAGGGATAGCTCTGCCATTTTTGTTGGTCCAG ACGACTCCAAAGGCCACGGTCGAGATTGAGATCTCAGAAGACATGCGTTCCGTGAACTTCGAGTTCAATGG AACCCCATTCACCTTGCACGATGCTGATTCCATCCTCAGAGGCATGAGGCGCCCCACATCAGTCGAAAGGGGTCATGACAACAATAATTCAACAGAGAGCCCAGAATTGGTCGCTGACCAAAATTGTCAGAAGCTTCACCCTGCTTCTTCGTCATGA
- the LOC135586492 gene encoding transcription factor-like protein DPB isoform X2 — translation MHANHSTNIPSGATDRTMIPKCEYVPNLINSSMQEDEIYEDPDSPAGKKKKAPRIKGWGLRRFSTIVCDKVKEKGRTTYNEVADEIIYELSSLEKKDLQFVFDEKNIRRRVYDAFNVLMAINVIAKDKKEIKWVGFPSTETEELAQIKEEKMKLLSKIEQKVNYLKELEEKFGDLHNLICRNRVAHKSASVSPEGIALPFLLVQTTPKATVEIEISEDMRSVNFEFNGTPFTLHDADSILRGMRRPTSVERGHDNNNSTESPELVADQNCQKLHPASSS, via the exons ATGCATGCCAACCATAGCACCAATATTCCTTCAGGAGCTACTGATCGAACGATGATACCAAAATGTGAGTATGTTCCAAATTTGATCAACTCAAGCATGCAAGAAGATGAGATATATGAAGATCCCGATAG TCCtgctggaaaaaagaaaaaagcaccACGAATCAAGGGTTGGGGCCTGCGCAGGTTCAGTACAATAG TGTGTGATAAGgtcaaggaaaagggaagaactaCTTATAATGAG GTTGCAGATGAAATTATATATGAGTTATCATCCCTGGAGAAAAAAGATCTGCAGTTTGTG TTTGATGAGAAAAATATTCGGCGGAGAGTTTATGATGCATTTAATGTTCTAATGGCAATTAACGTTATTGCCAAGGACAAAAAGGAGATCAAGTGGGTGGGTTTTCCTTCTACGGAAACTGAAGAGTTGGCACAAATAAAG GAAGAGAAAATGAAACTGCTAAGTAAGATCGAACAAAAAGTAAATTATCTAAAAGAACTGGAGGAGAAG TTTGGAGATCTCCATAATCTTATTTGCCGGAACCGAGTAGCACATAAGTCGGCAAGTGTTTCACCGGAAGGGATAGCTCTGCCATTTTTGTTGGTCCAG ACGACTCCAAAGGCCACGGTCGAGATTGAGATCTCAGAAGACATGCGTTCCGTGAACTTCGAGTTCAATGG AACCCCATTCACCTTGCACGATGCTGATTCCATCCTCAGAGGCATGAGGCGCCCCACATCAGTCGAAAGGGGTCATGACAACAATAATTCAACAGAGAGCCCAGAATTGGTCGCTGACCAAAATTGTCAGAAGCTTCACCCTGCTTCTTCGTCATGA